From one Pecten maximus chromosome 8, xPecMax1.1, whole genome shotgun sequence genomic stretch:
- the LOC117332602 gene encoding uncharacterized protein LOC117332602, which yields MAKVNPATKSMQVDDEDSQNESEKEDGAENRENLKKKRPNLFNKYYSNRSVETELDHLSEKVKQLKTEKKIYKEGIKWILTKVGNHTIADSVVTGNGNVIIDGKDGKQEDLKKIMTKHFTKVTEEHATISEELARFKNIVDMSLKSLERMGKRSDKKLGSILELLELTMSSDEHFTDSKIEQALLAIENWTAESKRKLSDMYKAKIDQAPKEALSTIQFIASKSVDPDSRRTLQKLFDIDLHALEDDPSDQDMCFRGLLFWRQKDIENNNAEHLKKLLVNLDKATLEQRKQDSESILKLKVSDLSGMDGTGEDNTKGMNRDIKEILDHVKSISHKLATTERRDILEIMQQDDSAEAPRQTQQFADVHRRVRSLSVGKSSPPKRSRTRQESCSDCDMVIYSRDAERKK from the exons ATGGCAAAAGTAAATCCAGCAACGAAGTCGATGCAGGTGGATGATGAAGATTCACAAAATGAATCTGAAAAAGAGGACGGCGCTGAGAATCGTGAAaatctgaaaaagaaaagaCCAAATCTGTTTAATAAATATTACTCGAACAGAAGTGTTGAAACAGAACTCGACCACCTAAGCGAAAAGGTGAAACAATTAAAGACAGAGAAAAAGATTTACAAAGAAGGTATAAAATGGATTCTGACGAAAGTCGGCAACCATACTATTGCCGATTCTGTCGTCACTGGAAACGGCAATGTCATTATAGATGGCAAAGACGGAAAACAGGAGGATTTGAAGAAAATAATGACCAAGCATTTCACTAAGGTCACCGAGGAACATGCCACCATTTCAGAGGAATTAGCGAGGTTTAAG AATATCGTCGACATGTCCTTAAAGAGTCTCGAACGTATGGGTAAGAGAAGTGACAAGAAACTCGGGTCAATTTTGGAACTTTTAGAATTGACCATGTCGTCTGATGAACATTTTACCGATAGCAAAATTGAACAGGCACTTCTGGCGATAGAGAATTGGACTGCAGAAAGCAAGCGCAAGCTATCTGATATGTACAAGGCAAAAATCGACCAAGCTCCAAAGGAAGCACTTTCTACAATACAGTTCATCGCGTCAAAATCCG TGGACCCCGACAGTCGCAGAACGTTACAGAAACTTTTCGACATCGATCTTCATGCACTGGAAGACGACCCATCCGACCAAGACATGTGCTTTCGAGGATTGCTGTTTTGGCGACAAAAAGATATAGAAAATAACAATGCCGAACATCTGAAGAAACTTTTAGTGAATTTAGACAAGGCCACTCTAGAAC AACGAAAGCAAGACTCAGAATCTATATTGAAGTTGAAGGTTAGCGACTTGAGTGGGATGGATGGGACTGGAGAAGATAACACCAAAGGAATGAATAGAGATATCAAGGAGATCTTGGATCATGTTAAAAGTATCTCACATAAGCTGGCAACCACAGAACGTCGTGACATCTTAGAGATTATGCAACAAGATGATTCGGCAGAAGCTCCACGTCAAACACAGCAGTTTGCAGATGTGCATAGACGTGTTCGTTCACTGTCAGTTGGGAAATCAAGTCCTCCAAAGAGAAGTAGAACCAGACAGGAAA GTTGCAGTGACTGTGACATGGTGATATACTCCAGGGATGCTGAGAGAAAAAAGTAA
- the LOC117332153 gene encoding acetylcholine receptor subunit beta-type unc-29-like, which yields MILPLCMMTAINSFVFILPVDSGERVGFSITNLLSIAVFLTIVTEALPEASMPQISILCYLLLTQMAMSVLIMLLTILSVKVYLSDEEKVPQHYIKFVNIMGYIKCRKNKSETAIVTPTEISVTSVSRDTNEKKDVSRKKTPAEQKKPTTAEYTTSKSDDEVAITWKTVGKAFDKASLLFIIMTSLVINMAFMVYLIQAYF from the coding sequence ATGATATTACCCCTGTGTATGATGACGGCGATCAACTCCTTCGTATTCATACTTCCGGTTGACTCTGGTGAGCGAGTTGGGTTCTCCATTACAAATCTCCTGTCAATTGCTGTATTTCTCACGATTGTGACAGAAGCTCTCCCGGAGGCGTCCATGCCTCAGATATCCATACTGTGCTATCTTCTACTCACTCAGATGGCTATGAGTGTATTAATTATGCTTCTGACCATCCTCTCGGTCAAGGTCTACCTATCAGATGAGGAGAAAGTACCACAACATTACATCAAATTCGTTAATATTATGGGATATATTAAGTGTCGGAAGAACAAATCCGAAACCGCCATAGTGACACCAACAGAGATAAGTGTAACATCCGTGTCACGTGATACGAATGAAAAGAAAGATGTTTCGCGAAAGAAAACTCCAGCTGAACAGAAAAAACCTACGACAGCGGAATACACCACGTCTAAAAGTGATGACGAAGTTGCCATCACATGGAAGACAGTGGGAAAGGCATTTGATAAGGCGAGTCTTCTGTTTATCATCATGACGTCTCTGGTCATCAACATGGCCTTTATGGTTTACCTGATCCAAGCTTACTTCTGA